In Rhizobiales bacterium NRL2, a genomic segment contains:
- a CDS encoding DNA topoisomerase IV subunit B, translating to MSDLFAAGKNDGGDSYSAKDIKVLEGLEPVRQRPGMYIGGTDERALHHLVAEVLDNAMDEAVAGHASRIEVGLDADGAVTVDDNGRGIPVDPHPRFTDKSALEVILTTLHSGGKFEQGAYATAGGLHGVGVSVVNALSDEVNVEVARERRLWRQSFRRGKPMGPLEDLGPVQNRRGTRVRFHPDPEIFGAGLSFRPARIYRLARSKAYLYPGVEIRWRCAPELIQDDTPPEAVLRFPGGLADYLTENLGEQPVVAPAAFAGQVELPDGQGRVEWALQWLEYGDGWTTSYCNTIPTPQGGSHENGFRSAISRGLKAHGELTGNKRAAQITADDALGGAAGLLSVFIRDPQFQGQTKEKLASPEAQRLVENVVKDHFDHWLSGSPKIAERLLEKAIDRAEDRLRRRKEKEVSRKTATRKLRLPGKLADCTSNQRDDTELFIVEGDSAGGSAKSARKRETQAILPLRGKILNVMSAGAEKLAQNQELADLSLALGCGMGARFNPEDLRYGKVIIMTDADVDGAHIAALLITFFFREMPGLVDQGRLYLACPPLYRMSQGGKTHYAIDDRHREALLKTEFKGKAKVEVSRFKGLGEMPPAQLRETTMDPKKRRLLRVDLPAEDRADAAGLIERLMGRKPEKRLEFIQDNARFVDDVDV from the coding sequence ATGAGCGATCTCTTCGCCGCGGGCAAGAACGACGGCGGCGACAGCTATTCCGCCAAGGACATCAAGGTTCTGGAAGGGCTCGAGCCCGTCCGGCAGCGCCCCGGCATGTATATCGGCGGCACCGACGAGCGGGCGCTGCACCATCTGGTGGCGGAGGTGCTCGACAACGCCATGGACGAGGCCGTGGCCGGTCACGCCAGCCGCATCGAGGTAGGGTTGGACGCCGACGGGGCGGTCACGGTCGACGACAACGGGCGCGGCATTCCGGTCGATCCGCATCCGCGCTTCACCGACAAGTCGGCGCTGGAGGTGATCCTCACCACCCTGCATTCGGGCGGCAAGTTCGAACAGGGCGCCTACGCCACGGCGGGCGGCCTGCACGGCGTCGGCGTGTCCGTCGTCAACGCGCTTTCCGACGAAGTGAACGTGGAGGTCGCGCGGGAGCGGCGGTTGTGGCGGCAGTCCTTCCGGCGGGGCAAGCCCATGGGGCCGCTGGAGGACCTGGGTCCGGTGCAGAACCGGCGCGGCACGCGCGTCCGTTTCCATCCCGATCCGGAAATCTTCGGCGCCGGCCTGTCGTTCAGGCCGGCCCGCATCTACCGCCTGGCCCGCTCCAAGGCCTATCTCTATCCGGGCGTCGAGATCCGCTGGCGCTGCGCGCCGGAACTGATTCAGGACGACACGCCGCCCGAAGCGGTGCTGCGGTTTCCCGGCGGGCTCGCCGACTACCTGACCGAGAACCTGGGCGAGCAGCCCGTGGTGGCGCCTGCGGCCTTCGCCGGTCAGGTGGAGCTGCCCGACGGCCAGGGCCGGGTCGAATGGGCCCTGCAATGGCTGGAATACGGCGACGGCTGGACCACCAGCTACTGCAACACTATTCCCACGCCGCAGGGCGGCAGCCACGAGAACGGCTTCCGCTCGGCGATCAGCCGCGGGCTGAAGGCCCATGGCGAGCTGACGGGCAACAAGCGCGCGGCGCAGATCACCGCCGACGACGCGCTGGGCGGCGCGGCGGGGCTGCTCTCGGTCTTCATCCGTGATCCGCAGTTCCAGGGCCAGACCAAGGAGAAGCTGGCGAGCCCCGAGGCCCAGCGCCTGGTCGAGAACGTGGTCAAGGATCATTTCGATCACTGGCTGTCGGGCAGCCCGAAGATCGCCGAACGGCTGCTGGAAAAGGCGATCGACCGCGCCGAGGACCGCCTGCGCCGCCGCAAGGAGAAGGAAGTCAGCCGCAAGACCGCGACGCGCAAGCTGCGCCTGCCCGGCAAGCTGGCCGATTGCACCTCCAACCAGCGCGACGACACCGAGCTGTTCATCGTCGAGGGCGATTCGGCCGGCGGCTCGGCCAAGTCCGCGCGCAAGCGCGAGACCCAGGCGATCCTGCCGCTGCGCGGCAAGATCCTGAACGTGATGAGCGCCGGCGCGGAAAAGCTGGCCCAGAACCAGGAACTCGCGGACCTGTCCCTCGCGCTCGGCTGCGGCATGGGCGCGCGCTTCAACCCCGAGGATCTGCGCTACGGCAAGGTCATCATCATGACCGACGCCGATGTCGACGGCGCGCATATCGCCGCGCTGCTGATCACCTTCTTCTTCCGCGAGATGCCGGGGCTGGTCGACCAGGGCCGGCTCTACCTCGCCTGTCCGCCGCTCTACCGCATGAGCCAGGGCGGCAAGACGCATTACGCCATCGACGACCGCCACCGCGAGGCGCTGCTGAAGACGGAGTTCAAGGGCAAGGCGAAGGTCGAGGTCAGCCGCTTCAAGGGCCTGGGCGAGATGCCGCCGGCCCAGCTCCGCGAGACCACCATGGACCCGAAGAAGCGCCGGCTGCTGCGCGTCGACCTGCCGGCCGAGGACCGCGCCGACGCCGCCGGCCTGATCGAGCGCCTGATGGGCCGCAAACCGGAAAAGCGCCTGGAGTTCATCCAGGACAACGCCCGCTTCGTCGACGACGTGGACGTGTAG
- a CDS encoding LLM class F420-dependent oxidoreductase: MKFGVMMFPTDYSIAPAALGKAAEERGFESIWLPEHSHIPASRRSPWPGGAELPKMYYDVMDPFVALATVASVTTKLKLCTGICLIVQRDVIQLAKEVATLDQLSGGRVILGIGAGWNAEEMEDHGTPFDRRMKVMREKVEALKAIWTEAKAEYHGEFVNFDEMMTWPKPVQKPHPPILVGGGFPGGAKRAIRYGDGWMPIDGRGWDITETLSEYRQMAAAEGREPDALPPTIFAASEDPDRIRTYRDVGVERLVFGLPPEKEDTILPKLDQLAKLME, encoded by the coding sequence ATGAAATTCGGCGTGATGATGTTTCCGACGGACTATTCGATCGCTCCGGCGGCGCTGGGCAAGGCGGCGGAGGAGCGCGGCTTCGAGAGCATCTGGCTGCCCGAGCATTCCCACATCCCGGCCTCGCGCCGCTCGCCCTGGCCGGGCGGGGCGGAGCTGCCGAAGATGTACTACGACGTCATGGACCCGTTCGTGGCGCTGGCGACGGTCGCGTCCGTGACCACGAAGCTCAAACTCTGCACCGGCATCTGTCTGATCGTGCAGCGCGACGTCATCCAGCTGGCCAAGGAAGTGGCGACGCTGGACCAGCTCTCGGGCGGGCGGGTGATCCTCGGCATCGGTGCGGGCTGGAACGCCGAGGAGATGGAGGATCACGGCACGCCCTTCGACCGGCGCATGAAGGTGATGCGGGAGAAGGTCGAGGCGCTGAAGGCGATCTGGACCGAGGCGAAGGCGGAATACCACGGCGAGTTCGTGAACTTCGACGAGATGATGACCTGGCCCAAGCCGGTGCAGAAGCCGCATCCGCCTATCCTGGTCGGCGGTGGCTTTCCCGGCGGCGCCAAACGCGCGATCCGCTATGGCGACGGCTGGATGCCCATCGACGGGCGCGGCTGGGACATCACGGAGACGCTGTCGGAGTACCGCCAGATGGCGGCGGCGGAAGGCCGCGAGCCCGACGCCCTGCCGCCCACCATCTTTGCCGCCTCGGAGGATCCCGACCGGATCAGGACCTATCGCGACGTCGGCGTCGAGCGCCTCGTGTTCGGCCTGCCGCCGGAGAAGGAAGACACCATCCTGCCGAAGCTGGACCAGCTGGCGAAGCTGATGGAGTAG